In Herpetosiphon gulosus, the DNA window CCCCACGTCGTCGTCGCCTCTCCATGCGTGCCATGGTCTTTCTCATCATCGCGATGAATATCTGGACTGATTGTGCCATGGCCATGGTCTTCCGGCACATGGTTTGTGGACTCCGCTGGCTCTGGCCAACAGATGTCCCACTCCCCCGCAGTAATGCGCTCACCTACCGCCGCTATCAACTTGGGATCAAACCGTTTGTCTGGCTTTTTCGGACGTGTTGTCAGCCGCTCGCGACGCGGGAAACCCGCGGGGCTTTTTTGTTTGGTCTCCGCCTCGTCGCTATTGATGGGACGGTCGCGAATGTCCCCGATAGTCCCCACAATGCCGCCTATTTCGGCCGCCCACAGAACGCCCATGGTGGTGGCGCGTTGCCACAAGCGCAAATCGTCTACCTGATTGAATGCGGCACGCACGCGATCCTTGATGCTGGGATTTGGCCCTTCGTCACCCATGAGCGCGTTGGCAGTCGGCGCATGCTCCGGTCTGTTGGTCCTGGCATGCTCGTGCTCTGGGATCGTGGCCTCCACAGCTATCACATGCTGATTAAGGCCATGGCGCAGGGTGCCCATGTCCTGAGCAGGATCTCAGTCGCAACCAACCCGCCCGTGCTCAAAACGCTGGCTGATGGATCGCAGTTGGTGATTATTCAGCCACCAAAGGCTGAGCGCCCAGCCCGAAAGCCACCGCTCATTCTTCGGCGGATTTGTTATCAACTCTCGGTGCCCGCCCTCGGCGATCCCACCGCCGTGCATATGCTGATAACCAGCCTGCTTGACCCGACCGAGGCACCAGCACAAGCCTTGGTTCGTGCGTATCACGAACGCTGGGAAGCGGAAATTATGATTGATGAACTGGATACGCACCAGCGTACCGCGTATCGTCCCTTTCGGAGTCAGAAGCCCGTCGGTGTTATCCAAGAGTTTTATGGATCGCTCTTGGCGCATTATGCAATTCGTGCGATTATGCACGATGCGGCACGTGGGGCAGACATAGACCCGGATCGCCTCAGTTTTGTCACCGCTGTGGCGGAAATCCAAGCTGCCGTGCGGGAATTTCAGCAGACCGATCCGAGGGATCATGCGCGCTTGTATGAACGGATGGTGGGAGAATGCCGACGCACCCTGCTCCCGCCGCGCCGCCTGCGAATCTATCCACGCATGGTTCGGCAACGCAGGACAAAAATTCCCCGGAAAGGACCGGACGATCGTGGATGGTGTCTCCCAAAAGGGCGCTTTGCGACCGCGATCTGTTTGGTTGGGCTGGATGGACAGGCGTGGCCAAACCAAGCTCCGCTACCACCGATTCAGTGGATACAGAAGCCATAAACCGCTTATTTGACTGGCATTGGAGTATACCCTATCCTGATGTCAGATTCCGTGTAATTCACCGTCAGATTAGGGTTCTTTTTGTGATTTCTTGACAAATGCCTTCAATGGTCTTAGACTCTATCCTGACGGGTTGTCATACAAGGAGCATCGGATGACGGGACAACGGGTTGGCTATATTCGGATTAGCACCAGCGATCAGCATCCGGATCGACAGCTCGACGGCCAGACCCTTGATCGGGTGTTTACCGAGCATGCTTCGGGCAAGGATCGCAATCGCCCGCAATTCGCAGCCTTGTGCGCGTTTGTGCGTTCTGGTGATACCGTCGTTGTCCATAGTATGGATCGCCTTGCCCGCAATCTGGATGACCTGCGCCAGATTGTGCAGACCCTGACCCAACGCGGGGTTGCGATTCACTTTGTCACCGAGCACTTGACGTTTACGGGCAATGATTCGCCCATGGCAACCTTGATTTTATCCATGCTCGGCGCGGTCGCCGAATTTGAGCGGGCCTTGATCCGCGAACGCCAACGCGAAGGCATCGCTATGGCCAAGCAGCGCGGCGTGTATACCGGACGGAAGAAGGCGCTGAATCCTGCGACCATCGCCCAAGTCGTCGATCGCGCTGCTGCCGGGGAATCCAAAACGGCCTTAGCCCGCGAGTTGGGCATTAGCCGCGAAACGCTCTATCAGTATCTGCGTCAGCATGCGGCAACTGACCGAACGCGCTAAGAAACGGAGGATGCGATGAGCCTTGTTGCGATTCTTGAACAAGTCCAAACCTTGAGTATGCAAGAACGAAAAGATCTGGTGAAATTCTTGGTCGATTCCTTGGATGTTCCCCCGCGCCAACCGCTCCTCCGCTTGGCGGATCTGGCAGGGTTTGCTGCGGTGCTGGCCACGGATGACGATGCGCAAACCTACGTCGATGGGTTACGAGATGCCTGGGAGCGACCACAATGAGTGTGTTGACCACGCTGGCACCGATCCAGCGGTTATATTTCGATACAGCCCCTTTGATTTACTATACGGAGGGGCATGCACGGTATTTGCCGACGCTGCGGGTCATTATGGGGCAGATTGCTCCCGATCAGATCCATGCAATTACCTCAGTGTTAACGCTCACCGAAACGTTGATGAAACCGCTCCAGCAGCAGCAGATGGCCCTCGTGCACCAGTATCGCCTCCTGTTTTATCAAACTGCGGCGCTGACGATGGTGCCGATTACGGCTCCGATTGCCGAGTTGGCGGCCACGCTCCGGGCGCAGTATGGGCTGCGTACCCCCGATGCGTTACAACTCGCGACCGCGATTGATGCAGGGTGTGATGCCTTTTTGACGAACGATTTTGCCTTGCAGCGCGTCACCGAAATTGCCGTACTGGTGGTCGATGCTTTGGCAAACGTGGCTCCTTAATCGCGCTTGTTGGTTCCTAACACCGAAGAGGGGGTAGCCGTCGCGGTGCTCCCCCACACACCGATCATCCCGACCCGAAAATGATGCTTGACCGGAACGTGTCAATTTTTTGAGACGGGTGACGATCAGGAATTCCGTTTCAGCCGCGCTGGGTCGTCTGCCTGCGCAGCCACGCCGAGCGGCGGGTTGATCCACGCCGCTGTTGGCACGGGTGGCGGGGTCGGCGGCCCCTGCACAAAGCGCTCCGGGTGACGATCAGCGGCGGCGGTCAGCACGACCTGACGCGCGGCCACCACCGCATCCGCCATCCCGCTGTGGACCATCGCGGGGGTGAGCAGGCCTAAGCCACTGTGCCGATGGACGTGGTTGTACCAGTCCACGAACACCGTCACCCACGCCCGCGCCTCCGCCAGGCTGGCGAACCGATCCGGATAGGTTGGGCCATACTTCATGGTCTTGAACTGCGCCTCCGAATAGGGATTGTCGTTCGAGACCGTTGGCCGGCTGTGCGAGCGCCGCACCCCGAGATCGGCCAGCAGGTCAGCGACCACCGTGGATGTCATGGGCGCACCGCGATCGGCGTGAATCGTCAGCTGGTCGGGCGCAATGCCCTCGCGCAGGCAGGCATCGGCCAGCACCTGTTCGGCCAACAGCGCCGCTTCGTGGGTGGCCAGCAGCCAGCCGACGATCATCCTGCTGAAGATGTCGAGCACGACGTACAGGCTGTACCACACACCC includes these proteins:
- a CDS encoding IS4 family transposase; translated protein: MPFTIRSLDPHQPFIDQFSWDIFAKTISTATVDAALTATASHAPRRRRLSMRAMVFLIIAMNIWTDCAMAMVFRHMVCGLRWLWPTDVPLPRSNALTYRRYQLGIKPFVWLFRTCCQPLATRETRGAFLFGLRLVAIDGTVANVPDSPHNAAYFGRPQNAHGGGALPQAQIVYLIECGTHAILDAGIWPFVTHERVGSRRMLRSVGPGMLVLWDRGLHSYHMLIKAMAQGAHVLSRISVATNPPVLKTLADGSQLVIIQPPKAERPARKPPLILRRICYQLSVPALGDPTAVHMLITSLLDPTEAPAQALVRAYHERWEAEIMIDELDTHQRTAYRPFRSQKPVGVIQEFYGSLLAHYAIRAIMHDAARGADIDPDRLSFVTAVAEIQAAVREFQQTDPRDHARLYERMVGECRRTLLPPRRLRIYPRMVRQRRTKIPRKGPDDRGWCLPKGRFATAICLVGLDGQAWPNQAPLPPIQWIQKP
- a CDS encoding recombinase family protein codes for the protein MTGQRVGYIRISTSDQHPDRQLDGQTLDRVFTEHASGKDRNRPQFAALCAFVRSGDTVVVHSMDRLARNLDDLRQIVQTLTQRGVAIHFVTEHLTFTGNDSPMATLILSMLGAVAEFERALIRERQREGIAMAKQRGVYTGRKKALNPATIAQVVDRAAAGESKTALARELGISRETLYQYLRQHAATDRTR
- a CDS encoding PIN domain-containing protein, encoding MSVLTTLAPIQRLYFDTAPLIYYTEGHARYLPTLRVIMGQIAPDQIHAITSVLTLTETLMKPLQQQQMALVHQYRLLFYQTAALTMVPITAPIAELAATLRAQYGLRTPDALQLATAIDAGCDAFLTNDFALQRVTEIAVLVVDALANVAP
- a CDS encoding IS3 family transposase, producing MMESVYDLAPIVGMTAACQALGVPRSTVYRRQRPAAVRRQRTVRRHPRMLSSDEQTAVRAVLNSERFVDQAPRTVYATLLDEGIYRCHWRTMYRLLRADAATRERRAVRRHPVYTRPELLATAPRQVWSWDITKLRGPQPGVWYSLYVVLDIFSRMIVGWLLATHEAALLAEQVLADACLREGIAPDQLTIHADRGAPMTSTVVADLLADLGVRRSHSRPTVSNDNPYSEAQFKTMKYGPTYPDRFASLAEARAWVTVFVDWYNHVHRHSGLGLLTPAMVHSGMADAVVAARQVVLTAAADRHPERFVQGPPTPPPVPTAAWINPPLGVAAQADDPARLKRNS